Proteins encoded together in one Aeromonas encheleia window:
- the galK gene encoding galactokinase codes for MTPSQRVSAVYAEQFEQPPELLVRAPGRVNLIGEHTDYNDGFVLPCAIDYETCVAIGLRDDNLVQVIAADYDNQRDLFDLAQPIEHHADQRWSDYIRGVVKHLQARGHVLRGLNLVVSGNVPQGTGLSSSASLEVAIGQAFKEALGLHISQAEIALNGQQAENQFVGCNCGIMDQMISASGKTDHALLLDCRSLETRLIPMPADLAVLIVNSNVRRGLVDSEYNTRRQQCETAARHYGVKALRDLDLAALEAGKAGLDEACYRRARHVVGENARTLAAADALACGDLVRLGELMGQSHVAMRDDFEITVPAIDGLVEIIKAQIGTQGGVRMTGGGFGGCVVALLRPEQVNEVIAAVEAQYPAKFGLKADSYVCRASAGAGVIA; via the coding sequence ATGACCCCCAGCCAACGCGTCAGCGCCGTCTATGCCGAGCAGTTTGAGCAGCCGCCCGAGCTGCTGGTGCGCGCCCCCGGTCGCGTCAACCTCATCGGCGAACACACAGATTACAATGACGGCTTCGTGCTGCCCTGCGCCATCGACTACGAGACCTGTGTCGCCATCGGCCTGCGCGACGACAACCTGGTGCAGGTGATCGCCGCCGACTACGACAACCAGCGCGATCTGTTCGATCTCGCGCAGCCCATCGAACACCATGCCGACCAGCGCTGGAGCGACTACATCCGCGGCGTGGTGAAGCACCTGCAGGCCCGCGGCCATGTGCTGCGCGGCCTCAATCTGGTGGTCTCCGGCAACGTGCCGCAGGGCACGGGCCTCTCCTCCTCCGCCTCGCTGGAGGTGGCCATAGGCCAGGCCTTCAAGGAGGCGCTGGGGCTTCACATCAGCCAGGCCGAGATCGCCCTCAATGGCCAGCAGGCGGAGAACCAGTTTGTCGGCTGCAACTGCGGCATCATGGATCAGATGATCTCCGCCAGCGGCAAGACGGATCACGCCCTGCTGCTGGACTGCCGCTCGCTGGAGACCCGCCTCATCCCCATGCCCGCCGATCTGGCGGTGCTGATCGTCAACTCCAACGTGCGCCGCGGCCTGGTGGACAGCGAATACAACACCCGCCGCCAGCAGTGTGAGACCGCCGCCCGCCACTATGGGGTCAAGGCGCTGCGGGATCTGGATCTGGCCGCACTGGAGGCCGGCAAGGCCGGGCTGGATGAAGCCTGCTATCGCCGTGCCCGCCACGTGGTGGGGGAAAACGCCCGCACCCTGGCCGCCGCCGATGCGCTGGCCTGCGGCGATCTGGTTCGCCTCGGCGAGCTGATGGGTCAATCCCATGTCGCCATGCGCGACGACTTCGAGATCACGGTGCCCGCCATCGACGGCCTGGTGGAGATCATCAAGGCACAGATCGGCACCCAGGGTGGCGTACGCATGACCGGCGGCGGCTTCGGCGGCTGCGTGGTCGCCCTGCTGCGCCCGGAGCAGGTGAATGAGGTGATCGCCGCGGTCGAGGCCCAGTACCCTGCCAAGTTCGGCCTCAAGGCGGACAGCTATGTCTGCCGCGCCAGCGCCGGAGCCGGGGTGATCGCATGA
- a CDS encoding SPOR domain-containing protein produces the protein MATRDYVGNSPRRRAGGRNTKKAAPRRFPVIPALLAGALLVGFGAFLYLINGKGADAPTIEEQVKANKPKAQGSGLPQEKWSYIERLENKQVDIMEPPPQPGVPPPAPTLTLQPEKLPQPVPTDIPQPGTPIGQVQPYQPQPVQPAKPAPVASAQEQVIDRKAELARMEKELRAEQEKAKAAAAQQTAAADSGRYMMQCAALRSQDSAESLKARIAFGAGLSSSLQVVNGANGTVYKVMVGPFSGKPAVDAANRKLQGAGISGCIPKKG, from the coding sequence ATGGCAACCCGGGATTACGTCGGCAACAGCCCGAGAAGACGGGCCGGTGGTCGTAACACCAAGAAAGCGGCACCTCGCCGCTTTCCTGTTATCCCGGCACTGCTGGCCGGGGCCCTGCTCGTCGGCTTCGGCGCCTTCCTCTACCTGATCAATGGCAAGGGCGCCGATGCCCCGACCATAGAGGAGCAGGTCAAGGCCAACAAGCCGAAGGCGCAGGGCAGTGGCCTGCCACAGGAGAAGTGGAGCTACATCGAGCGGCTGGAGAACAAGCAGGTGGACATCATGGAGCCGCCGCCCCAGCCGGGGGTGCCGCCACCGGCGCCCACCCTCACCCTGCAGCCCGAGAAACTGCCGCAGCCGGTACCGACCGACATCCCCCAACCGGGGACGCCCATCGGCCAGGTGCAGCCGTACCAGCCGCAACCGGTTCAGCCCGCCAAGCCGGCCCCCGTGGCCAGTGCCCAGGAGCAGGTGATCGACCGCAAGGCCGAGCTCGCGCGGATGGAGAAGGAGCTGCGGGCCGAGCAGGAGAAGGCCAAGGCGGCCGCGGCGCAGCAGACTGCGGCGGCAGACAGTGGTCGCTACATGATGCAGTGTGCCGCCCTGCGCTCACAGGATTCCGCCGAATCGCTCAAGGCGCGCATCGCCTTCGGCGCCGGCCTCTCCTCCAGCCTGCAGGTGGTGAATGGCGCCAACGGCACCGTCTACAAGGTGATGGTCGGCCCCTTCAGCGGCAAGCCCGCCGTCGATGCCGCCAACCGCAAGCTGCAAGGCGCCGGCATCAGCGGCTGTATCCCCAAGAAGGGCTGA
- a CDS encoding UDP-glucose--hexose-1-phosphate uridylyltransferase, translated as MFNPVDHPHRRFNPLTGQYVLVSPHRAKRPWQGQVEKISQAPSQAHDPDCFLCAGNRRVTGDQNPDYQETFVFTNDFAALMQDTPAASDAQDPLLRLEAARGTSRVICFSPDHGKTLPELTLPAIEAVIQTWRDQVSELSAQWEWVQVFENKGAVMGCSNPHPHGQLWGSDFLPNEIAREEQHQRDWLAEHGRPLLVDYVERELNDRSRIVVETEHWLAVVPFWAAWPFETLLLPKAHVPSLLSLSPEQQQDLAVALKELTSRYDNLFECSFPYSMGWHFAPPNSDCPDAWQLHAHFYPPLLRSATVRKFMVGFEMLAETQRDLTPEQAAERLRALSPIHYNQAKEEAV; from the coding sequence ATGTTCAACCCGGTTGATCACCCCCACCGTCGTTTCAACCCGCTGACCGGCCAGTATGTGCTGGTCTCCCCCCACAGGGCCAAGCGCCCCTGGCAGGGTCAGGTTGAGAAGATAAGCCAGGCCCCGAGCCAGGCCCACGACCCCGACTGTTTCCTCTGCGCGGGCAATCGCCGGGTCACCGGCGACCAGAACCCCGACTATCAGGAGACCTTCGTCTTCACCAACGACTTCGCCGCCCTGATGCAGGACACCCCGGCCGCCAGCGACGCCCAGGATCCCCTGCTGCGACTGGAAGCCGCCCGTGGCACCAGCCGGGTCATCTGCTTCTCGCCGGATCACGGCAAGACCCTGCCCGAGCTGACGCTGCCCGCCATCGAGGCGGTGATCCAGACCTGGCGGGATCAGGTGAGTGAGCTCTCCGCTCAATGGGAGTGGGTGCAAGTATTTGAAAACAAAGGCGCCGTCATGGGCTGCTCCAACCCGCACCCCCATGGCCAGCTGTGGGGCAGCGACTTCCTGCCCAACGAGATCGCCCGCGAAGAGCAGCACCAGCGCGACTGGCTGGCCGAGCATGGCCGCCCGCTGCTGGTCGACTACGTGGAGCGGGAACTGAATGATCGCTCCCGCATCGTGGTGGAAACCGAGCACTGGCTGGCGGTGGTCCCCTTCTGGGCGGCCTGGCCGTTCGAGACCCTGCTGCTGCCCAAGGCCCATGTGCCCTCTCTGCTGAGCCTCAGCCCCGAGCAGCAACAGGATCTGGCGGTGGCGCTCAAGGAGCTCACCAGCCGCTACGACAACCTGTTCGAGTGCAGCTTCCCCTACTCCATGGGCTGGCACTTTGCGCCGCCCAACTCGGATTGCCCCGACGCCTGGCAGTTGCACGCCCACTTCTACCCGCCCCTGCTGCGCTCCGCCACCGTGCGCAAGTTCATGGTGGGCTTCGAGATGCTGGCCGAGACCCAGCGCGATCTGACCCCGGAGCAAGCCGCCGAGCGGCTGCGCGCGCTCAGCCCCATTCACTACAACCAAGCCAAAGAGGAAGCAGTATGA
- a CDS encoding sigma-70 family RNA polymerase sigma factor translates to MDNPDGDLKANLLRVAEQADKAAFAALFHHFAPRIRGYGLRHLGSEANALELVQETMLLVWQKARLYHPERGAPTTWIYTVMRNQCFDMLRRRRASKEDLCAEELWPVLEFRAEEDRLSEGEGAVLTSQMAHHLDALPQAQQQVVRGIYLQELSQQELADLLGVPLGTIKSRLRLALQKLKEHVEQEHD, encoded by the coding sequence ATGGATAACCCAGATGGTGACCTGAAGGCGAACCTGCTGCGCGTGGCGGAGCAGGCCGACAAGGCTGCCTTCGCCGCCCTGTTTCACCACTTCGCCCCCCGCATCCGCGGCTATGGCCTGCGCCATCTCGGCAGCGAAGCCAATGCCCTAGAGCTGGTGCAGGAGACCATGCTGCTGGTCTGGCAGAAGGCGCGGCTCTATCACCCCGAGCGGGGCGCCCCCACCACCTGGATCTACACGGTGATGCGCAACCAGTGTTTCGACATGCTGCGCCGGCGCCGGGCCAGCAAGGAGGATCTCTGCGCCGAGGAGCTGTGGCCCGTGCTGGAGTTCAGGGCGGAAGAGGATCGGCTGAGCGAGGGGGAAGGGGCCGTGCTGACGAGCCAGATGGCGCACCATCTGGACGCCCTGCCCCAGGCCCAGCAGCAGGTGGTGCGCGGCATCTACCTGCAGGAACTCTCCCAGCAGGAGCTGGCGGATCTGCTTGGGGTCCCGCTCGGTACCATCAAGTCCAGGCTGCGGCTGGCATTGCAGAAGCTGAAAGAGCATGTGGAGCAAGAGCATGATTAA
- a CDS encoding LON peptidase substrate-binding domain-containing protein, which translates to MKLALFPLSAHLLPGGIMPLRIFEPRYQRMVAEAQTREFAICMLDPRQPEALRNMYPIATRVRIIDFDLLPDGLLGITVLGVARVRIVDLWQESDGLRVGEVEPLPPWQTSRLNADQHSLVKALQDVFNDYPEYAALYPTPDWDDASWVAQRWLEVLPIPVEQKQWLVAAENNQPALSLLSGLLVASH; encoded by the coding sequence ATGAAACTGGCGCTGTTTCCGCTCTCCGCTCACCTGCTGCCCGGTGGCATCATGCCGCTGCGCATCTTCGAGCCCAGGTATCAGCGCATGGTCGCCGAGGCGCAGACGCGGGAATTTGCCATCTGCATGCTGGATCCCCGTCAGCCGGAGGCGCTGCGCAACATGTACCCCATCGCCACCCGGGTGCGGATCATCGATTTCGATCTGCTGCCGGACGGCCTGCTCGGCATCACCGTGCTCGGGGTGGCGCGGGTCAGGATAGTCGATCTGTGGCAGGAGTCCGATGGTCTGCGGGTGGGCGAGGTGGAGCCGCTGCCCCCCTGGCAGACCAGCCGGCTCAATGCGGATCAGCACTCCCTGGTCAAGGCGTTGCAGGATGTGTTCAACGATTACCCCGAATACGCGGCGCTCTACCCCACCCCCGACTGGGATGACGCCAGCTGGGTGGCGCAGCGCTGGCTCGAGGTGCTGCCCATCCCGGTGGAGCAGAAACAGTGGCTGGTGGCGGCCGAGAACAACCAGCCGGCGCTCTCGCTGCTGAGCGGGCTGCTGGTGGCGAGCCATTGA
- a CDS encoding aldose epimerase family protein, with amino-acid sequence MKEFHLQNDAGLRLGVLDFGATLTALELPVDGHYRNVLLACEPTDYPGQNAYLGAIVGRFANRIGGARLTRDGQHWSLDANEGTTCLHGGSQSLHNREWQVSELAGDRIRLHTRLADGEQGFPGNLDVNLEYRLEQQDLVIELTATTDAPTPVNLTSHAYFNLDGGDVREHSISIAADHYLPIDEHSLPLGKAEVTGPFDLRQRRLVGEEWLSHPQQIGACGYDHCFLLNPLPGQAAVTLVSGDERLRMEMYTDQPGVQLYTGNWLAGTPARGGGEWQNHQGLCLEAQQLPDSPNRPELGDPWLQPGETYRHVTRYRLIPAR; translated from the coding sequence ATGAAGGAGTTCCATCTGCAGAATGACGCCGGGTTGCGCCTCGGCGTGCTCGACTTCGGTGCCACCCTGACCGCCCTCGAGCTGCCGGTCGATGGCCATTATCGCAACGTGCTGCTCGCCTGCGAACCGACCGACTACCCCGGGCAGAACGCCTATCTCGGTGCCATCGTCGGCCGTTTTGCCAACCGCATCGGTGGCGCCCGCCTGACACGGGACGGCCAGCACTGGTCCCTCGATGCCAACGAAGGCACCACCTGCCTGCACGGCGGCAGCCAGTCGTTGCATAACAGGGAGTGGCAGGTATCCGAGCTGGCCGGGGATCGCATTCGCCTACACACCCGGCTGGCCGACGGCGAGCAGGGCTTCCCCGGCAACCTGGATGTCAACCTGGAGTACCGGCTCGAACAGCAGGACTTGGTGATCGAACTCACCGCCACCACGGATGCGCCGACGCCGGTGAATCTCACCAGCCACGCCTACTTCAATCTGGATGGCGGCGATGTGCGCGAGCACAGCATCAGCATCGCGGCCGATCACTACCTGCCGATCGACGAGCACTCGCTGCCGCTGGGCAAGGCCGAGGTGACGGGCCCATTCGACCTGCGCCAGCGCCGCCTCGTTGGTGAGGAGTGGTTGAGTCACCCGCAGCAGATCGGGGCCTGTGGCTACGATCACTGCTTCCTGCTGAACCCGCTCCCCGGTCAAGCCGCCGTGACCCTGGTCTCGGGCGATGAGCGCCTTCGCATGGAGATGTATACCGACCAGCCTGGCGTGCAGCTCTACACTGGCAACTGGCTGGCGGGCACCCCGGCCAGAGGCGGCGGCGAGTGGCAGAACCATCAGGGACTCTGCCTGGAGGCGCAACAGCTGCCGGACAGCCCCAACCGCCCCGAGCTGGGGGATCCCTGGTTGCAACCGGGCGAGACCTACCGCCACGTCACCCGTTATCGCCTGATCCCCGCGCGCTAA
- a CDS encoding ChrR family anti-sigma-E factor, producing MIKAHPTHVMLRAFAAGELPLPLTVGVSAHCELCADCGAWLHACEEELAARHLETPAPEEAMVPVLDAMLAEILQQPLLPMVSAADPVPELRVAGREYPLPKALARYHEADWRHVGAIRQHRLPLVEQGARASLLHIEAGGRIPEHTHQGYELTLLLAGNIQDGEVRYQAGDFIWRDASHSHSPHTPDGCLCYTVLDAPVRFTRGLSRLLNGLRDRLY from the coding sequence ATGATTAAAGCCCATCCCACCCACGTCATGCTGCGCGCCTTTGCCGCCGGCGAATTGCCACTGCCGCTGACGGTCGGCGTCTCGGCCCACTGCGAACTCTGTGCCGATTGTGGCGCCTGGCTGCACGCCTGCGAGGAGGAGCTGGCGGCCCGCCATCTCGAGACCCCGGCTCCCGAAGAGGCCATGGTGCCGGTGCTGGATGCCATGCTGGCGGAGATACTGCAGCAACCCCTGCTGCCCATGGTGAGCGCCGCCGACCCCGTCCCCGAGCTGCGGGTGGCCGGCCGGGAGTATCCCCTGCCCAAGGCCCTTGCCCGTTACCATGAGGCTGACTGGCGCCATGTCGGCGCCATCCGCCAGCACCGCCTGCCGTTGGTGGAGCAGGGGGCGCGGGCCAGCCTGCTGCACATAGAGGCGGGCGGGCGCATCCCGGAGCACACCCATCAGGGCTACGAACTGACCCTGCTGCTGGCGGGCAACATCCAGGATGGCGAGGTCCGCTATCAGGCGGGGGACTTCATCTGGCGCGATGCCAGCCACTCCCACAGCCCGCACACCCCGGACGGCTGCCTCTGCTACACGGTGCTGGATGCCCCGGTCCGCTTCACCAGGGGGCTGTCACGGCTGCTGAACGGCCTCAGGGATCGGCTCTACTGA
- a CDS encoding aldo/keto reductase: MDDNYLAAPDRYQRQPYRAVGRHGLRLPSIGLGLWHNFGEGSDPAKVKAMVHQAFDLGITHFDLANNYGPPPGSAETTFGTVLKRSLAPYRDELIIASKAGYVMWDGPYGDGGSAKYLFASLHQSLRRLGLDYVDIFYHHRPDSRTPLEETCQALALMVRQGKALYVGLSNYPAELAARAATRLAELGTPCLVNQLKYSLFQREIEAETLPVCREQGVGVVAFSPLAGGLLSDRYLAGIPADSRAASASPFLQPDQITPEKLVRIRALHALAQQRGQELSQLALQWVLRDPVVSCALIGASNPQQIASAVDALNLPPLDAEWQQKILAVLR; the protein is encoded by the coding sequence ATGGATGACAACTACCTAGCGGCACCCGACCGTTACCAGCGCCAACCCTATCGCGCCGTGGGCCGCCACGGCCTGCGCCTGCCCAGCATAGGGCTGGGGCTCTGGCACAACTTCGGCGAGGGCAGCGATCCCGCCAAGGTGAAGGCCATGGTGCATCAGGCGTTCGATCTGGGCATCACCCACTTCGATCTGGCCAACAACTACGGACCGCCCCCCGGCTCCGCCGAGACCACCTTCGGCACCGTGCTCAAGCGCAGCCTGGCCCCCTATAGAGACGAGCTGATCATCGCCAGCAAGGCGGGCTACGTGATGTGGGATGGCCCCTATGGGGACGGCGGCAGCGCCAAGTACCTGTTTGCCAGCCTGCACCAGAGCCTGCGCCGACTCGGCCTCGACTACGTCGACATCTTCTATCACCACAGGCCGGACTCCCGCACCCCGCTGGAGGAGACCTGCCAGGCGCTGGCGCTGATGGTGCGTCAGGGCAAGGCGCTCTACGTCGGCCTCTCCAACTACCCGGCCGAACTGGCCGCCAGGGCGGCGACCCGGCTGGCGGAGCTCGGTACCCCCTGCCTGGTCAATCAGCTCAAATACTCCCTGTTCCAGCGGGAGATCGAGGCCGAGACCCTGCCGGTCTGCCGCGAGCAGGGGGTGGGGGTCGTGGCCTTCTCCCCCCTGGCCGGCGGCCTGCTCAGCGATCGCTACCTGGCCGGGATCCCCGCGGATTCCCGCGCCGCCAGCGCCAGCCCCTTCCTCCAGCCCGATCAGATCACCCCGGAGAAACTGGTCAGGATCCGGGCCCTGCATGCCCTGGCACAGCAGCGGGGGCAGGAGTTGTCACAGCTGGCACTGCAATGGGTGCTGCGCGATCCCGTGGTGAGCTGCGCCCTGATCGGCGCCAGCAATCCGCAGCAGATAGCCAGCGCGGTCGATGCCCTCAACCTGCCGCCGTTGGATGCCGAGTGGCAGCAAAAAATCCTGGCGGTGCTCCGCTGA
- the hslV gene encoding ATP-dependent protease subunit HslV, whose product MTTIVSVRRNGQVVIGGDGQVSLGNTVMKGNARKVHRLYNGKVLAGFAGGTADAFTLLERFEAKLQAHQGNLERAAVALAKDWRTDRALRRLEALLAVADEHKSFIITGNGDVVQPEHDLIAIGSGGNFAQSAATALLENTELDAKSIVEKSLKIAGDICVFTNQHHTVEVLEYAPKETEPK is encoded by the coding sequence GTGACTACCATAGTTTCAGTCCGCCGCAACGGCCAAGTCGTGATCGGGGGGGATGGCCAGGTATCCCTCGGCAACACCGTCATGAAGGGTAACGCCCGCAAGGTTCATCGTCTCTATAACGGCAAGGTGCTGGCGGGCTTCGCCGGCGGTACCGCCGATGCCTTCACCCTGCTCGAGCGCTTCGAGGCCAAGCTGCAGGCCCACCAGGGCAATCTGGAGCGCGCCGCCGTGGCGCTGGCCAAAGACTGGCGCACCGATCGCGCCCTGCGCCGCCTCGAGGCCCTGCTGGCGGTCGCCGATGAGCACAAGTCCTTCATCATCACCGGCAACGGTGACGTGGTGCAGCCGGAGCATGATCTCATCGCCATCGGCTCGGGCGGCAACTTCGCCCAGTCGGCGGCCACCGCCTTGCTGGAGAACACCGAGCTGGATGCCAAGAGCATCGTCGAGAAGTCCCTCAAGATCGCCGGTGACATCTGCGTCTTCACCAACCAGCATCACACGGTTGAAGTGCTGGAGTACGCACCCAAAGAGACCGAGCCGAAGTAA
- the bacA gene encoding undecaprenyl-diphosphate phosphatase gives MTESYALFVAFVLGIVEGLTEFLPVSSTGHMIIVGHLLGFEGPKAATFEVVIQMGSILAVVAVFWRRLFGLIGIHFGQKPAKGHATLSLIHIILGMLPAVVIGLAIHSWIKANLFGPETVMYALVAGGILLIIAEKFRPSVRSETLDDISYQQALGIGLFQCLALWPGFSRSGATISGGMLMGISRQAAAEFSFILAVPMMVAASGLDLYKSRDFLSMADFPMFAVGFVTAFVVAMIAIKTFLALIRRLDFIPFAIYRFVVAFAVYLVFVA, from the coding sequence ATGACAGAGTCCTACGCCCTGTTTGTCGCCTTTGTGCTGGGCATAGTGGAAGGCCTGACCGAGTTTCTGCCCGTTTCATCCACCGGCCACATGATCATCGTCGGCCACCTGCTCGGTTTCGAAGGCCCCAAGGCCGCCACCTTCGAGGTGGTCATTCAGATGGGCTCCATACTGGCGGTCGTGGCCGTGTTCTGGCGCCGGCTGTTCGGGCTGATTGGCATCCATTTCGGCCAGAAGCCAGCCAAGGGCCACGCCACCCTGTCGCTGATCCACATCATCCTCGGCATGCTGCCCGCCGTGGTCATAGGCCTGGCCATTCACAGCTGGATCAAGGCCAACCTGTTCGGCCCCGAGACGGTGATGTATGCCCTGGTCGCCGGCGGCATCCTGCTGATCATCGCCGAGAAGTTCCGCCCCTCGGTGCGCTCCGAGACCCTGGATGACATCAGTTACCAGCAGGCGCTCGGCATAGGCCTGTTCCAGTGCCTGGCGCTCTGGCCCGGCTTCTCCCGCTCCGGCGCCACCATCAGCGGCGGCATGCTGATGGGGATCAGCCGTCAGGCGGCGGCCGAGTTCTCCTTCATCCTGGCGGTGCCCATGATGGTGGCCGCCAGCGGACTGGATCTCTACAAGAGCCGCGACTTCCTCTCCATGGCCGACTTCCCCATGTTCGCGGTGGGTTTCGTCACCGCCTTCGTGGTGGCCATGATCGCCATCAAGACCTTCCTCGCGCTGATCCGCCGGCTCGACTTCATCCCGTTCGCCATCTACCGCTTCGTGGTGGCCTTCGCCGTCTATCTGGTGTTCGTGGCCTGA
- the argS gene encoding arginine--tRNA ligase, which produces MKEHIHHLLEQTVANLKSAGVLPADLEARVQVDRCKEKAHGDLATNLAMLLAKPARKNPRELATAIIEHLPASDLIAKVEIAGPGFINFFFDQRWLAGQVEAMVTSANANVKLPTPQTVVVDYSAPNVAKEMAVHHIRSTVLGDVAARALEFLGHKVVRANHIGDWGTQFGMLIAYLEKMANEHASDMALKDLEAFYTQAKRCYDEDEAFAERARNYVVKLQGGDEYCRTMWKKLVDMTMEQNQINYDRLNVSLTNKDIMGESMYNDMLPAIVTDLKAKGLAVESEGATVVFLDEFKNKDGEPMGVIIQKSDGGFLYTTTDIACAKYRYETLGADRVMYFIDSRQHQHLMQAWTITRKAGYVPESVPLEHHAFGMMLGKDGRPYKTRSGGTVKLVDLLNEAEERAAALLESRNSDLSAEEKAQVVHAIAMGAVKYADLSKNRTTDYIFDWDMMLSFEGNTAPYLQYAYTRIQSIFRKAGVDAETLGGKVVLNEEAEEVLAQKLIQFSDAINGVADKGMPHLLCTYLYELSGNFMTFYEACPINKDGVDEVSRQSRLLLCAATAKVLKLGLGVLGIHTLERM; this is translated from the coding sequence ATGAAAGAGCATATTCATCATCTACTTGAACAAACGGTAGCCAATCTCAAGTCCGCGGGCGTGTTGCCGGCCGACCTGGAAGCCCGGGTGCAAGTAGACCGATGCAAGGAGAAGGCTCACGGTGACCTGGCCACCAACCTGGCCATGCTGCTGGCCAAACCGGCCCGCAAGAATCCCCGCGAGCTGGCCACTGCCATCATCGAGCACCTGCCCGCCTCCGACCTGATCGCCAAGGTCGAGATCGCCGGCCCCGGCTTCATCAACTTCTTCTTCGACCAGCGCTGGCTGGCCGGCCAGGTCGAGGCCATGGTGACCTCCGCCAACGCCAACGTGAAGCTGCCGACCCCGCAGACAGTGGTGGTGGATTACTCCGCCCCCAACGTGGCCAAGGAGATGGCGGTGCACCACATCCGCTCCACCGTGCTCGGTGACGTGGCGGCCCGCGCCCTGGAGTTCCTCGGCCACAAGGTGGTGCGCGCCAACCACATCGGCGACTGGGGCACCCAGTTCGGCATGCTGATCGCCTATCTGGAGAAGATGGCCAACGAGCACGCCAGCGACATGGCGCTCAAGGATCTGGAAGCCTTCTACACCCAGGCCAAGCGTTGCTACGACGAAGACGAAGCCTTCGCCGAGCGCGCCCGCAACTACGTGGTCAAGCTGCAGGGTGGCGATGAGTACTGCCGCACCATGTGGAAGAAGCTCGTCGACATGACCATGGAACAGAACCAGATCAACTACGACCGCCTGAATGTCTCCCTGACCAACAAGGACATCATGGGCGAGTCCATGTACAACGACATGCTGCCCGCCATCGTCACCGACCTGAAAGCCAAGGGGCTGGCGGTCGAGAGCGAAGGCGCCACCGTGGTGTTCCTCGACGAATTCAAGAACAAGGATGGCGAGCCCATGGGCGTCATCATCCAGAAGAGCGATGGCGGCTTCCTCTACACCACCACCGACATCGCCTGTGCCAAGTACCGTTACGAGACCCTGGGCGCCGACCGGGTGATGTACTTCATCGACTCCCGTCAGCACCAGCACCTGATGCAGGCCTGGACCATCACCCGCAAGGCGGGCTATGTGCCGGAGTCCGTGCCCCTCGAGCACCACGCCTTCGGCATGATGCTGGGCAAGGATGGCCGTCCCTACAAGACCCGCTCCGGCGGCACCGTCAAGCTGGTCGATCTGCTGAACGAGGCCGAGGAGCGCGCCGCCGCCCTGCTGGAGAGCCGCAACAGCGACCTCAGCGCCGAGGAGAAGGCCCAGGTGGTGCACGCCATCGCCATGGGTGCGGTCAAGTATGCGGATCTGTCCAAGAACCGCACCACCGACTACATCTTCGACTGGGACATGATGCTCTCCTTTGAAGGCAACACGGCCCCTTACCTGCAGTACGCCTACACCCGCATCCAGTCCATCTTCCGCAAGGCCGGCGTCGACGCCGAGACCCTGGGCGGCAAGGTGGTGCTGAACGAAGAGGCGGAAGAGGTGCTGGCCCAGAAGCTGATCCAGTTCTCCGATGCCATCAACGGCGTGGCGGACAAGGGGATGCCGCACCTGCTCTGTACCTACCTGTACGAGCTGTCCGGCAACTTCATGACCTTCTACGAAGCCTGCCCGATCAACAAGGACGGCGTCGACGAGGTCAGCCGCCAGAGCCGTCTGTTGCTGTGCGCCGCCACCGCCAAGGTCCTGAAACTGGGTCTGGGCGTGCTGGGCATCCATACCCTGGAGCGCATGTAA